One part of the Sebastes fasciatus isolate fSebFas1 chromosome 8, fSebFas1.pri, whole genome shotgun sequence genome encodes these proteins:
- the LOC141772505 gene encoding putative G-protein coupled receptor 173, giving the protein MSNQTFAIDGPGSLLAVLASQGGMARANGGGGGGSSSNSGSNSGGISATDVSAYFKLVFLGLIICVSLVGNLLVSLLVLRDRTLHKAPYFFLLDLCLADAVRSAACFPFVLVSVHNSSAWTYSALSCKVVAFMAVLFCFHAAFMLFCVAVTRYLAIAHHRFYAKRMTIWTCAAIICMVWTLAVAMAFPPVFDVGTYKFIRDEDQCIFEHRYLKTNDTLGFMLMLAVVVLATHGFYAKLLLFEYRHRKMKPVQLVPAISQNWTFHGPGATGQAAANWIAGFGRGPMPPTLLGIRQNLHNQHRRLLGMEEVRSERRLGRMFYTITLLFLVLWAPYIVACFWRVFVKSCTIPHRYLSITVWMSFAQAGVNPIFCLLLNEDLRKVLRAHLPTYCRTKQHLPQDEAYCIM; this is encoded by the coding sequence ATGAGTAACCAGACCTTTGCCATCGATGGGCCGGGCAGTTTGCTGGCCGTGCTGGCTTCGCAGGGCGGAATGGCGAGAGccaatggcggcggcggcggcggcagcagcagcaacagcggcAGCAACAGTGGAGGAATCTCTGCCACAGATGTGTCTGCCTACTTTAAGCTGGTCTTCTTGGGTTTGATCATCTGTGTCAGCCTCGTGGGCAACCTCTTGGTCTCCCTGCTGGTCCTACGAGACCGGACACTTCACAAGGCTCCCTACTTCTTTCTCCTGGACCTGTGCCTGGCCGACGCGGTCCGCTCCGCCGCCTGCTTCCCCTTCGTGCTGGTTTCCGTCCACAACAGCTCAGCCTGGACTTACAGCGCCTTGAGTTGTAAAGTTGTGGCTTTCATGGCTgtgctgttttgttttcacgCTGCCTTCATGCTGTTCTGCGTGGCTGTCACCCGCTACCTTGCCATCGCCCACCACCGATTCTACGCCAAGCGCATGACCATCTGGACCTGCGCCGCCATCATTTGCATGGTGTGGActctggccgtcgccatggCGTTCCCGCCCGTCTTCGACGTGGGGACGTACAAGTTCATCCGTGACGAGGATCAGTGCATTTTTGAACACCGCTACCTGAAGACCAACGACACCCTGGGCTTCATGCTCATGCTGGCCGTGGTGGTCCTGGCCACGCACGGTTTCTACGccaagctgctgctgtttgagtACAGGCACCGCAAGATGAAACCTGTCCAGCTGGTGCCGGCCATCAGCCAGAACTGGACCTTCCACGGTCCCGGGGCCACGGGTCAAGCCGCGGCCAACTGGATCGCAGGGTTCGGTCGTGGCCCCATGCCGCCCACTCTGTTGGGCATCAGGCAAAATTTACACAATCAACACCGGCGGCTGCTCgggatggaggaggtgaggtcAGAGCGGAGGCTGGGCAGGATGTTCTACACCATCACCCTGCTCTTCCTGGTCCTCTGGGCTCCGTACATCGTGGCGTGCTTCTGGAGGGTGTTCGTCAAGTCCTGCACCATACCTCACAGGTACCTCTCCATCACGGTGTGGATGAGCTTCGCCCAAGCCGGGGTCAACCCTATCTTCTGTCTCCTGCTCAACGAGGACCTGAGGAAAGTGCTGCGAGCTCACCTGCCCACCTACTGTAGGACTAAACAACACCTGCCCCAGGACGAGGCCTACTGCATTATGTGA
- the LOC141772506 gene encoding uncharacterized protein LOC141772506 isoform X2 encodes MSFLSIPTQEGLFTTIKNGKSAEDADRYRMYDVDNNNDDDDEEEDDIDSVRLIPRCSPVPRKRGHSIHDETAEYMRIQSALPAGKRVLFADTTGGDLVDVKEFVAFDSDDEEERARWEEEEAKYRKPAREPTYHVQPEFNAPSSNALLQKVQSNKVEVEQMCPAENEPLAFNGLIRVQNISFHKAVYIRSTMDSWVTYFDHPAEYVHGSHDGATDQFSFKLSFAPPYITHGSRIEFVVRYETSDGDYWANNSHMNYVVTLLLSYEDDVAKTNDNDMQQVRGILRPPKDYSMDDYDDFDSEEELEKYQEEAAGTSRSGLVRPTAVCPDIVQPEIDIEIAVHPSGPCVPPNQDLPSVDGTLSAHTVSPGERFPYMSSETALQTNSSFVHYASESVQPNKSQPLPRLHCELTSEQPIDSSPCAPLPASTPSLQESRPRSDSSQIGREEIPPSEASCVHLPTTYPWPTTGEDGSTDSPVGRPCLELPAECVSAPSVTPGSEREVAVGLSELVAGLSEGSTRSAANHEGSTPSSPVAESESSLGAEVEAPPSPERTENASQNVALQSASAWEEKEDAPQICPDTLLENLPNTEELQAEHDANRYLMPSIIFLSGVVSLSIVLQEPSALFFIGLLLVLRRL; translated from the exons ATGTCTTTTTTATCCATACCGACTCAAGAGGGCCTTTTTACCACCATTAAAAACGGCAAATCAGCCGAGGATGCAGACAGGTACCGCATGTACGACGTGGACaacaataatgatgatgatgatgaagaagaggatgacATCGATAGCGTCCGCCTCATCCCGAGATGCTCTCCGGTGCCCAGAAAGCGAGGCCACTCCATCCACGACGAGACAGCCGAATATATGCGCATCCAGTCGGCGCTGCCTGCAGGAAAGAGAGTGCTATTCGCCGACACAACAGGTGGGGATCTGGTGGATGTGAAGGAATTTGTTGCCTTTGATTcggatgatgaagaggagagggcaaggtgggaggaagaggaggcaaaGTATCGCAAACCAGCGAGAGAGCCCACCTATCATGTGCAGCCTGAGTTTAATGCACCCAGCAGCAATGCACTGCTGCAGAAGGTGCAATCTAATAAAGTGGAGGTCGAGCAGATGTGTCCAGCAGAGAATGAGCCACTTGCATTCAATGGGCTGATACGAGTCCAGAACATCTCCTTCCACAAAGCAGTCTACATCAGATCCACCATGGACAGCTGGGTGACTTACTTTGATCACCCAGCAGAGTATGTCCATGGGTCTCATGATGGGGCCACAGATCAGTTCTCCTTCAAGCTGTCTTTTGCACCACCTTACATCACACATGGCTCTCGCATTGAGTTTGTCGTCCGCTATGAAACCTCTGATGGTGACTACTGGGCTAATAACTCCCATATGAACTATGTGGTCACTCTGCTCCTGTCCTACGAAGATGATGTGGCGAAGACAAACGACAACGACATGCAGCAAGTAAGAGGTATCCTGAGACCTCCAAAAGATTACAG tatggatgattatgatgatttcGATTCAGAGGAGGAGCTGGAAAAGTATCAAG aagaagcagcagggACCTCCAGGTCAGGACTTGTCAGACCTACAGCTGTCTGCCCAGACATCGTACAGCCGGAGATCGACATAGAG ATTGCTGTTCACCCATCTGGTCCGTGTGTCCCACCCAACCAAGACCTTCCATCTGTTGATGGCACACTGTCCGCTCACACTGTATCCCCAGGTGAACGATTCCCTTACATGTCTTCCGAAACCGCACTTCAAACTAATTCATCCTTTGTACACTATGCCAGCGAATCGGTCCAGCCAAATAAGTCACAGCCTTTACCCAGACTCCACTGTGAATTAACGTCAGAGCAGCCCATAGACAGTAGTCCCTGTGCACCGCTGCCGGCTTCAACTCCCTCTCTGCAAGAGTCAAGGCCGAGATCAGACAGTTCCCAGATTGGCAGAGAGGAAATCCCTCCCTCTGAGGCCTCATGCGTGCATCTTCCTACCACATATCCGTGGCCAACAACAGGAGAGGACGGATCGACCGACAGCCCTGTCGGTCGTCCTTGTCTTGAACTGCCCGCTGAGTGCGTCTCTGCTCCCAGTGTGACTCCGGGCTCTGAGCGAGAGGTCGCAGTGGGATTGAGTGAACTTGTTGCAGGATTATCAGAGGGTTCCACCAGGTCCGCAGCAAATCATGAAGGCAGTACGCCTTCGTCTCCTGTGGCAGAGAGCGAGTCATCTCTGGGAGCAGAAGTTGAAGCTCCACCATCACCTGAACGCACAGAGAACGCAAGCCAAAACGTAGCTCTTCAGTCTGCCTCAGCCTGGGAAGAGAAGGAAGATGCTCCCCAGATTTGCCCCGACACGTTATTAGAGAATCTACCAAACACAGAGGAGCTCCAGGCTGAGCATGACGCAAACAGGTATCTGATGCCATCCATCATCTTTCTGAGTGGAGTTGTCTCCCTCTCGATAGTGTTGCAGGAACCAAGCGCCCTCTTCTTCATCGGACTGCTTTTGGTCCTGCGCCGTTTGTGA
- the LOC141772506 gene encoding uncharacterized protein LOC141772506 isoform X1, with protein sequence MSFLSIPTQEGLFTTIKNGKSAEDADRYRMYDVDNNNDDDDEEEDDIDSVRLIPRCSPVPRKRGHSIHDETAEYMRIQSALPAGKRVLFADTTGGDLVDVKEFVAFDSDDEEERARWEEEEAKYRKPAREPTYHVQPEFNAPSSNALLQKVQSNKVEVEQMCPAENEPLAFNGLIRVQNISFHKAVYIRSTMDSWVTYFDHPAEYVHGSHDGATDQFSFKLSFAPPYITHGSRIEFVVRYETSDGDYWANNSHMNYVVTLLLSYEDDVAKTNDNDMQQVRGILRPPKDYSMDDYDDFDSEEELEKYQAEEAAGTSRSGLVRPTAVCPDIVQPEIDIEIAVHPSGPCVPPNQDLPSVDGTLSAHTVSPGERFPYMSSETALQTNSSFVHYASESVQPNKSQPLPRLHCELTSEQPIDSSPCAPLPASTPSLQESRPRSDSSQIGREEIPPSEASCVHLPTTYPWPTTGEDGSTDSPVGRPCLELPAECVSAPSVTPGSEREVAVGLSELVAGLSEGSTRSAANHEGSTPSSPVAESESSLGAEVEAPPSPERTENASQNVALQSASAWEEKEDAPQICPDTLLENLPNTEELQAEHDANRYLMPSIIFLSGVVSLSIVLQEPSALFFIGLLLVLRRL encoded by the exons ATGTCTTTTTTATCCATACCGACTCAAGAGGGCCTTTTTACCACCATTAAAAACGGCAAATCAGCCGAGGATGCAGACAGGTACCGCATGTACGACGTGGACaacaataatgatgatgatgatgaagaagaggatgacATCGATAGCGTCCGCCTCATCCCGAGATGCTCTCCGGTGCCCAGAAAGCGAGGCCACTCCATCCACGACGAGACAGCCGAATATATGCGCATCCAGTCGGCGCTGCCTGCAGGAAAGAGAGTGCTATTCGCCGACACAACAGGTGGGGATCTGGTGGATGTGAAGGAATTTGTTGCCTTTGATTcggatgatgaagaggagagggcaaggtgggaggaagaggaggcaaaGTATCGCAAACCAGCGAGAGAGCCCACCTATCATGTGCAGCCTGAGTTTAATGCACCCAGCAGCAATGCACTGCTGCAGAAGGTGCAATCTAATAAAGTGGAGGTCGAGCAGATGTGTCCAGCAGAGAATGAGCCACTTGCATTCAATGGGCTGATACGAGTCCAGAACATCTCCTTCCACAAAGCAGTCTACATCAGATCCACCATGGACAGCTGGGTGACTTACTTTGATCACCCAGCAGAGTATGTCCATGGGTCTCATGATGGGGCCACAGATCAGTTCTCCTTCAAGCTGTCTTTTGCACCACCTTACATCACACATGGCTCTCGCATTGAGTTTGTCGTCCGCTATGAAACCTCTGATGGTGACTACTGGGCTAATAACTCCCATATGAACTATGTGGTCACTCTGCTCCTGTCCTACGAAGATGATGTGGCGAAGACAAACGACAACGACATGCAGCAAGTAAGAGGTATCCTGAGACCTCCAAAAGATTACAG tatggatgattatgatgatttcGATTCAGAGGAGGAGCTGGAAAAGTATCAAG cagaagaagcagcagggACCTCCAGGTCAGGACTTGTCAGACCTACAGCTGTCTGCCCAGACATCGTACAGCCGGAGATCGACATAGAG ATTGCTGTTCACCCATCTGGTCCGTGTGTCCCACCCAACCAAGACCTTCCATCTGTTGATGGCACACTGTCCGCTCACACTGTATCCCCAGGTGAACGATTCCCTTACATGTCTTCCGAAACCGCACTTCAAACTAATTCATCCTTTGTACACTATGCCAGCGAATCGGTCCAGCCAAATAAGTCACAGCCTTTACCCAGACTCCACTGTGAATTAACGTCAGAGCAGCCCATAGACAGTAGTCCCTGTGCACCGCTGCCGGCTTCAACTCCCTCTCTGCAAGAGTCAAGGCCGAGATCAGACAGTTCCCAGATTGGCAGAGAGGAAATCCCTCCCTCTGAGGCCTCATGCGTGCATCTTCCTACCACATATCCGTGGCCAACAACAGGAGAGGACGGATCGACCGACAGCCCTGTCGGTCGTCCTTGTCTTGAACTGCCCGCTGAGTGCGTCTCTGCTCCCAGTGTGACTCCGGGCTCTGAGCGAGAGGTCGCAGTGGGATTGAGTGAACTTGTTGCAGGATTATCAGAGGGTTCCACCAGGTCCGCAGCAAATCATGAAGGCAGTACGCCTTCGTCTCCTGTGGCAGAGAGCGAGTCATCTCTGGGAGCAGAAGTTGAAGCTCCACCATCACCTGAACGCACAGAGAACGCAAGCCAAAACGTAGCTCTTCAGTCTGCCTCAGCCTGGGAAGAGAAGGAAGATGCTCCCCAGATTTGCCCCGACACGTTATTAGAGAATCTACCAAACACAGAGGAGCTCCAGGCTGAGCATGACGCAAACAGGTATCTGATGCCATCCATCATCTTTCTGAGTGGAGTTGTCTCCCTCTCGATAGTGTTGCAGGAACCAAGCGCCCTCTTCTTCATCGGACTGCTTTTGGTCCTGCGCCGTTTGTGA
- the LOC141772506 gene encoding protein phosphatase 1 regulatory subunit 3A isoform X5: protein MSFLSIPTQEGLFTTIKNGKSAEDADRYRMYDVDNNNDDDDEEEDDIDSVRLIPRCSPVPRKRGHSIHDETAEYMRIQSALPAGKRVLFADTTGGDLVDVKEFVAFDSDDEEERARWEEEEAKYRKPAREPTYHVQPEFNAPSSNALLQKVQSNKVEVEQMCPAENEPLAFNGLIRVQNISFHKAVYIRSTMDSWVTYFDHPAEYVHGSHDGATDQFSFKLSFAPPYITHGSRIEFVVRYETSDGDYWANNSHMNYVVTLLLSYEDDVAKTNDNDMQQVRGILRPPKDYSMDDYDDFDSEEELEKYQAEEAAGTSRSGLVRPTAVCPDIVQPEIDIEMNQSTTV, encoded by the exons ATGTCTTTTTTATCCATACCGACTCAAGAGGGCCTTTTTACCACCATTAAAAACGGCAAATCAGCCGAGGATGCAGACAGGTACCGCATGTACGACGTGGACaacaataatgatgatgatgatgaagaagaggatgacATCGATAGCGTCCGCCTCATCCCGAGATGCTCTCCGGTGCCCAGAAAGCGAGGCCACTCCATCCACGACGAGACAGCCGAATATATGCGCATCCAGTCGGCGCTGCCTGCAGGAAAGAGAGTGCTATTCGCCGACACAACAGGTGGGGATCTGGTGGATGTGAAGGAATTTGTTGCCTTTGATTcggatgatgaagaggagagggcaaggtgggaggaagaggaggcaaaGTATCGCAAACCAGCGAGAGAGCCCACCTATCATGTGCAGCCTGAGTTTAATGCACCCAGCAGCAATGCACTGCTGCAGAAGGTGCAATCTAATAAAGTGGAGGTCGAGCAGATGTGTCCAGCAGAGAATGAGCCACTTGCATTCAATGGGCTGATACGAGTCCAGAACATCTCCTTCCACAAAGCAGTCTACATCAGATCCACCATGGACAGCTGGGTGACTTACTTTGATCACCCAGCAGAGTATGTCCATGGGTCTCATGATGGGGCCACAGATCAGTTCTCCTTCAAGCTGTCTTTTGCACCACCTTACATCACACATGGCTCTCGCATTGAGTTTGTCGTCCGCTATGAAACCTCTGATGGTGACTACTGGGCTAATAACTCCCATATGAACTATGTGGTCACTCTGCTCCTGTCCTACGAAGATGATGTGGCGAAGACAAACGACAACGACATGCAGCAAGTAAGAGGTATCCTGAGACCTCCAAAAGATTACAG tatggatgattatgatgatttcGATTCAGAGGAGGAGCTGGAAAAGTATCAAG cagaagaagcagcagggACCTCCAGGTCAGGACTTGTCAGACCTACAGCTGTCTGCCCAGACATCGTACAGCCGGAGATCGACATAGAG ATGAACCAGTCAACTACTGTATGA
- the LOC141772506 gene encoding protein phosphatase 1 regulatory subunit 3A isoform X6 gives MSFLSIPTQEGLFTTIKNGKSAEDADRYRMYDVDNNNDDDDEEEDDIDSVRLIPRCSPVPRKRGHSIHDETAEYMRIQSALPAGKRVLFADTTGGDLVDVKEFVAFDSDDEEERARWEEEEAKYRKPAREPTYHVQPEFNAPSSNALLQKVQSNKVEVEQMCPAENEPLAFNGLIRVQNISFHKAVYIRSTMDSWVTYFDHPAEYVHGSHDGATDQFSFKLSFAPPYITHGSRIEFVVRYETSDGDYWANNSHMNYVVTLLLSYEDDVAKTNDNDMQQVRGILRPPKDYSMDDYDDFDSEEELEKYQEEAAGTSRSGLVRPTAVCPDIVQPEIDIEMNQSTTV, from the exons ATGTCTTTTTTATCCATACCGACTCAAGAGGGCCTTTTTACCACCATTAAAAACGGCAAATCAGCCGAGGATGCAGACAGGTACCGCATGTACGACGTGGACaacaataatgatgatgatgatgaagaagaggatgacATCGATAGCGTCCGCCTCATCCCGAGATGCTCTCCGGTGCCCAGAAAGCGAGGCCACTCCATCCACGACGAGACAGCCGAATATATGCGCATCCAGTCGGCGCTGCCTGCAGGAAAGAGAGTGCTATTCGCCGACACAACAGGTGGGGATCTGGTGGATGTGAAGGAATTTGTTGCCTTTGATTcggatgatgaagaggagagggcaaggtgggaggaagaggaggcaaaGTATCGCAAACCAGCGAGAGAGCCCACCTATCATGTGCAGCCTGAGTTTAATGCACCCAGCAGCAATGCACTGCTGCAGAAGGTGCAATCTAATAAAGTGGAGGTCGAGCAGATGTGTCCAGCAGAGAATGAGCCACTTGCATTCAATGGGCTGATACGAGTCCAGAACATCTCCTTCCACAAAGCAGTCTACATCAGATCCACCATGGACAGCTGGGTGACTTACTTTGATCACCCAGCAGAGTATGTCCATGGGTCTCATGATGGGGCCACAGATCAGTTCTCCTTCAAGCTGTCTTTTGCACCACCTTACATCACACATGGCTCTCGCATTGAGTTTGTCGTCCGCTATGAAACCTCTGATGGTGACTACTGGGCTAATAACTCCCATATGAACTATGTGGTCACTCTGCTCCTGTCCTACGAAGATGATGTGGCGAAGACAAACGACAACGACATGCAGCAAGTAAGAGGTATCCTGAGACCTCCAAAAGATTACAG tatggatgattatgatgatttcGATTCAGAGGAGGAGCTGGAAAAGTATCAAG aagaagcagcagggACCTCCAGGTCAGGACTTGTCAGACCTACAGCTGTCTGCCCAGACATCGTACAGCCGGAGATCGACATAGAG ATGAACCAGTCAACTACTGTATGA
- the LOC141772506 gene encoding protein phosphatase 1 regulatory subunit 3A isoform X3: MSFLSIPTQEGLFTTIKNGKSAEDADRYRMYDVDNNNDDDDEEEDDIDSVRLIPRCSPVPRKRGHSIHDETAEYMRIQSALPAGKRVLFADTTGGDLVDVKEFVAFDSDDEEERARWEEEEAKYRKPAREPTYHVQPEFNAPSSNALLQKVQSNKVEVEQMCPAENEPLAFNGLIRVQNISFHKAVYIRSTMDSWVTYFDHPAEYVHGSHDGATDQFSFKLSFAPPYITHGSRIEFVVRYETSDGDYWANNSHMNYVVTLLLSYEDDVAKTNDNDMQQVRGILRPPKDYSMDDYDDFDSEEELEKYQAEEAAGTSRSGLVRPTAVCPDIVQPEIDIELIEASATT; encoded by the exons ATGTCTTTTTTATCCATACCGACTCAAGAGGGCCTTTTTACCACCATTAAAAACGGCAAATCAGCCGAGGATGCAGACAGGTACCGCATGTACGACGTGGACaacaataatgatgatgatgatgaagaagaggatgacATCGATAGCGTCCGCCTCATCCCGAGATGCTCTCCGGTGCCCAGAAAGCGAGGCCACTCCATCCACGACGAGACAGCCGAATATATGCGCATCCAGTCGGCGCTGCCTGCAGGAAAGAGAGTGCTATTCGCCGACACAACAGGTGGGGATCTGGTGGATGTGAAGGAATTTGTTGCCTTTGATTcggatgatgaagaggagagggcaaggtgggaggaagaggaggcaaaGTATCGCAAACCAGCGAGAGAGCCCACCTATCATGTGCAGCCTGAGTTTAATGCACCCAGCAGCAATGCACTGCTGCAGAAGGTGCAATCTAATAAAGTGGAGGTCGAGCAGATGTGTCCAGCAGAGAATGAGCCACTTGCATTCAATGGGCTGATACGAGTCCAGAACATCTCCTTCCACAAAGCAGTCTACATCAGATCCACCATGGACAGCTGGGTGACTTACTTTGATCACCCAGCAGAGTATGTCCATGGGTCTCATGATGGGGCCACAGATCAGTTCTCCTTCAAGCTGTCTTTTGCACCACCTTACATCACACATGGCTCTCGCATTGAGTTTGTCGTCCGCTATGAAACCTCTGATGGTGACTACTGGGCTAATAACTCCCATATGAACTATGTGGTCACTCTGCTCCTGTCCTACGAAGATGATGTGGCGAAGACAAACGACAACGACATGCAGCAAGTAAGAGGTATCCTGAGACCTCCAAAAGATTACAG tatggatgattatgatgatttcGATTCAGAGGAGGAGCTGGAAAAGTATCAAG cagaagaagcagcagggACCTCCAGGTCAGGACTTGTCAGACCTACAGCTGTCTGCCCAGACATCGTACAGCCGGAGATCGACATAGAG CTCATTGAAGCTTCAGCAACAACTTAG
- the LOC141772506 gene encoding protein phosphatase 1 regulatory subunit 3A isoform X4 has product MSFLSIPTQEGLFTTIKNGKSAEDADRYRMYDVDNNNDDDDEEEDDIDSVRLIPRCSPVPRKRGHSIHDETAEYMRIQSALPAGKRVLFADTTGGDLVDVKEFVAFDSDDEEERARWEEEEAKYRKPAREPTYHVQPEFNAPSSNALLQKVQSNKVEVEQMCPAENEPLAFNGLIRVQNISFHKAVYIRSTMDSWVTYFDHPAEYVHGSHDGATDQFSFKLSFAPPYITHGSRIEFVVRYETSDGDYWANNSHMNYVVTLLLSYEDDVAKTNDNDMQQVRGILRPPKDYSMDDYDDFDSEEELEKYQEEAAGTSRSGLVRPTAVCPDIVQPEIDIELIEASATT; this is encoded by the exons ATGTCTTTTTTATCCATACCGACTCAAGAGGGCCTTTTTACCACCATTAAAAACGGCAAATCAGCCGAGGATGCAGACAGGTACCGCATGTACGACGTGGACaacaataatgatgatgatgatgaagaagaggatgacATCGATAGCGTCCGCCTCATCCCGAGATGCTCTCCGGTGCCCAGAAAGCGAGGCCACTCCATCCACGACGAGACAGCCGAATATATGCGCATCCAGTCGGCGCTGCCTGCAGGAAAGAGAGTGCTATTCGCCGACACAACAGGTGGGGATCTGGTGGATGTGAAGGAATTTGTTGCCTTTGATTcggatgatgaagaggagagggcaaggtgggaggaagaggaggcaaaGTATCGCAAACCAGCGAGAGAGCCCACCTATCATGTGCAGCCTGAGTTTAATGCACCCAGCAGCAATGCACTGCTGCAGAAGGTGCAATCTAATAAAGTGGAGGTCGAGCAGATGTGTCCAGCAGAGAATGAGCCACTTGCATTCAATGGGCTGATACGAGTCCAGAACATCTCCTTCCACAAAGCAGTCTACATCAGATCCACCATGGACAGCTGGGTGACTTACTTTGATCACCCAGCAGAGTATGTCCATGGGTCTCATGATGGGGCCACAGATCAGTTCTCCTTCAAGCTGTCTTTTGCACCACCTTACATCACACATGGCTCTCGCATTGAGTTTGTCGTCCGCTATGAAACCTCTGATGGTGACTACTGGGCTAATAACTCCCATATGAACTATGTGGTCACTCTGCTCCTGTCCTACGAAGATGATGTGGCGAAGACAAACGACAACGACATGCAGCAAGTAAGAGGTATCCTGAGACCTCCAAAAGATTACAG tatggatgattatgatgatttcGATTCAGAGGAGGAGCTGGAAAAGTATCAAG aagaagcagcagggACCTCCAGGTCAGGACTTGTCAGACCTACAGCTGTCTGCCCAGACATCGTACAGCCGGAGATCGACATAGAG CTCATTGAAGCTTCAGCAACAACTTAG